The Nocardioides campestrisoli genome includes a window with the following:
- the rpsJ gene encoding 30S ribosomal protein S10 has protein sequence MAGQKIRIRLKAYDHEVIDTSARKIVDTVTRTGAKVAGPVPLPTEKNVYCVIRSPHKYKDSREHFEMRTHKRLIDIIDPTPKTVDSLMRLDLPAGVDIEIKL, from the coding sequence ATGGCGGGACAGAAGATCCGCATCAGGCTCAAGGCCTATGACCACGAGGTGATCGACACCTCGGCGCGCAAGATCGTGGACACCGTCACCCGCACGGGTGCCAAGGTCGCCGGCCCCGTGCCGCTGCCGACCGAGAAGAACGTGTACTGCGTCATCCGCTCGCCCCACAAGTACAAGGACTCCCGCGAGCACTTCGAGATGCGCACGCACAAGCGCCTCATCGACATCATCGACCCGACTCCGAAGACGGTCGACTCGCTGATGCGCCTCGATCTGCCTGCCGGTGTCGACATCGAGATCAAGCTCTGA
- the rplV gene encoding 50S ribosomal protein L22, translated as MSVTERMRTSARRETLLGDQPGSFASARYVRISPMKARRVVDMVRGLPVDEALALLQFAPQAASETVYKVLESAIANAESTEGLKAADLVVSRAMVDEGPTMKRWRPRAQGRATRINKRTSHITLVVQPADVVDATKARKGGSK; from the coding sequence ATGAGTGTCACTGAGCGTATGCGCACGAGCGCCCGCCGCGAGACCCTGCTGGGTGACCAGCCGGGCTCCTTCGCCAGCGCGCGGTACGTGCGGATCTCCCCGATGAAGGCGCGCCGTGTCGTCGACATGGTCCGCGGCCTCCCCGTCGACGAGGCCCTGGCGCTGCTGCAGTTCGCGCCGCAGGCCGCCTCGGAGACCGTCTACAAGGTGCTGGAGAGCGCGATCGCCAACGCCGAGTCCACGGAGGGCCTCAAGGCCGCCGACCTCGTCGTGTCCCGGGCGATGGTCGACGAGGGCCCCACCATGAAGCGCTGGCGCCCGCGTGCGCAGGGTCGTGCGACCCGGATCAACAAGCGCACCAGCCACATCACGCTGGTGGTCCAGCCGGCCGATGTCGTCGACGCCACCAAGGCACGGAAGGGCGGTTCCAAGTAA
- the rplW gene encoding 50S ribosomal protein L23 → MSTLHKDHRDILIAPVVSEKSYGLLDANKYTFVVHPDANKTEIKIAVEKVFNVKVTSVNTLNRQGKTRRTRNGLGKRKDTKRAIVSLAEGHRIDIFGGPVG, encoded by the coding sequence GTGAGCACCCTGCACAAGGACCACCGCGACATCCTGATCGCCCCGGTCGTCTCCGAGAAGAGCTACGGCCTGCTGGACGCGAACAAGTACACGTTCGTCGTGCACCCGGACGCCAACAAGACCGAGATCAAGATCGCGGTCGAGAAGGTGTTCAACGTGAAGGTGACGTCGGTCAACACGCTCAACCGTCAGGGCAAGACGCGTCGTACCCGCAACGGCCTGGGCAAGCGCAAGGACACCAAGCGCGCCATCGTCAGCCTCGCTGAGGGCCACCGTATCGACATCTTCGGGGGTCCGGTCGGCTGA
- the rpsS gene encoding 30S ribosomal protein S19, with product MPRSLKKGPFVDDHLMKKVDAENDKGSHNVIKTWSRRSMIVPAMIGHTIAVHDGRKHVPVFVTDSMVGHKLGEFAPTRTYRGHVKEDRKGRRR from the coding sequence ATGCCTCGTAGCCTCAAGAAGGGTCCCTTCGTGGACGACCACCTCATGAAGAAGGTGGACGCCGAGAACGACAAGGGATCGCACAACGTCATCAAGACCTGGTCGCGCCGGTCGATGATCGTGCCCGCCATGATCGGTCACACGATCGCGGTGCACGACGGTCGCAAGCACGTTCCCGTGTTCGTGACCGACTCGATGGTGGGCCACAAGCTGGGCGAGTTCGCCCCGACCCGCACCTACCGCGGGCACGTGAAGGAAGACCGGAAGGGTCGTCGTCGATGA
- a CDS encoding helix-turn-helix transcriptional regulator — protein sequence MPTPTRRVPGDVLVHLRRARDHMDRHFAEELDLAEVAAVAGLSKYHFLRSFAATYRITPAAYLCERRIERAQDLLRTANLTVTEVCHAVGYSSLGSFSARFSEITGETPSAFAARYAAAGAPRIPAATSSWPAWWSAGEQSRRSRTPATLPRVEA from the coding sequence ATGCCCACCCCCACGCGCCGCGTGCCCGGTGACGTCCTGGTGCACCTGCGCCGGGCCCGGGACCACATGGACCGGCACTTCGCCGAGGAGCTCGACCTCGCCGAGGTGGCGGCGGTGGCGGGCCTGAGCAAATACCACTTCCTGCGCTCGTTCGCCGCGACGTACCGCATCACGCCGGCCGCCTACCTGTGCGAGCGGCGGATCGAGCGGGCCCAGGACCTGCTGCGTACGGCCAACCTCACGGTGACCGAGGTCTGTCACGCCGTGGGCTACAGCAGCCTCGGCTCCTTCTCGGCCCGCTTCAGCGAGATCACCGGCGAGACGCCCAGCGCCTTCGCCGCCCGGTACGCCGCAGCGGGTGCGCCCAGGATCCCGGCTGCCACATCTTCATGGCCGGCCTGGTGGAGCGCAGGAGAGCAATCGAGGAGAAGCAGGACCCCGGCCACGCTCCCTAGGGTCGAGGCATGA
- the rpsC gene encoding 30S ribosomal protein S3, producing the protein MGQKINPNGFRLGISTDHKSRWYADKLYKSYVGEDVAIRKLLSKGMERAGISKVEIERTRDRVRVDIHTARPGIVIGRRGAEADRIRGELEKLTGKQVQLNILEVKSPEVDAQLVAQGVAEQLSGRVQFRRAMRKAMQTSMRSGAKGIRIQCSGRLNGAEMSRTEFYREGRVPLHTLRADIDYGFYEARTTFGRIGVKVWIYKGEVSGSRAERQAQQAARAGAPGRGGRPSRGADRPSRGSRGDRAPRTEAAPSEATANAAASAEATGQAAAEVPSTGQEA; encoded by the coding sequence ATGGGACAGAAGATCAACCCGAACGGCTTCCGCCTCGGCATCTCCACGGACCACAAGTCCCGCTGGTACGCCGACAAGCTGTACAAGTCCTACGTCGGCGAGGACGTCGCGATCCGCAAGCTGCTCTCCAAGGGCATGGAGCGGGCCGGCATCTCCAAGGTCGAGATCGAGCGCACCCGTGACCGCGTGCGGGTCGACATCCACACCGCCCGTCCCGGCATCGTCATCGGTCGCCGTGGCGCCGAGGCCGACCGCATCCGCGGCGAGCTGGAGAAGCTGACCGGCAAGCAGGTCCAGCTGAACATCCTCGAGGTCAAGAGCCCCGAGGTCGACGCTCAGCTGGTCGCCCAGGGTGTCGCCGAGCAGCTCTCGGGCCGCGTGCAGTTCCGGCGTGCGATGCGCAAGGCGATGCAGACCTCGATGCGTTCCGGTGCCAAGGGCATCCGGATCCAGTGCTCGGGCCGGCTCAACGGCGCCGAGATGTCGCGCACCGAGTTCTACCGCGAGGGTCGCGTGCCGCTGCACACCCTGCGTGCCGACATCGACTACGGCTTCTACGAGGCCCGTACGACCTTCGGCCGGATCGGCGTGAAGGTCTGGATCTACAAGGGTGAGGTCTCCGGCTCCCGCGCCGAGCGCCAGGCCCAGCAGGCCGCCCGCGCCGGTGCCCCCGGCCGCGGCGGTCGTCCCAGCCGTGGCGCCGACCGTCCGAGCCGTGGCTCGCGCGGCGACCGCGCCCCCCGCACCGAGGCTGCGCCGTCGGAGGCCACCGCCAACGCTGCTGCGTCGGCCGAGGCCACCGGTCAGGCTGCCGCCGAGGTGCCCAGCACCGGACAGGAGGCCTGA
- the trmB gene encoding tRNA (guanosine(46)-N7)-methyltransferase TrmB encodes MNESVRPARPHHKLTEDGRRMREVLSYSRRGSRFTPKQAEGWAAHQADWVIPDEAVDRPDFELDQWFGRSAPLVVEIGSGVGEATAVLAAARPECNVLALEVWRPGVADGLWRAADAGAENIRFCSVDAAWFLEHVLAPDSIAELWTFFPDPWHKKKHRKRRLIDRDFAATAVSRLQVGALWRLATDWADYADQMREVLDAEPLLDGGAVPRWDARPVTKFERKGLEKGREITDLAYRKVDPQA; translated from the coding sequence GTGAACGAGTCCGTCCGTCCCGCGCGTCCCCACCACAAGCTCACCGAGGACGGTCGGCGGATGCGCGAGGTGCTCTCCTACTCCCGGCGCGGCAGCAGGTTCACCCCCAAGCAGGCCGAGGGCTGGGCGGCGCACCAGGCGGACTGGGTGATCCCGGACGAGGCCGTGGACCGCCCGGACTTCGAGCTCGACCAGTGGTTCGGGCGCAGCGCCCCGCTGGTGGTCGAGATCGGCTCGGGGGTCGGTGAAGCCACGGCGGTGCTGGCCGCAGCCCGGCCCGAGTGCAACGTGCTGGCGCTGGAGGTCTGGCGGCCCGGGGTCGCCGACGGGCTGTGGCGGGCAGCGGACGCTGGTGCCGAGAACATCAGGTTCTGCTCGGTGGACGCCGCCTGGTTCCTGGAGCACGTGCTGGCCCCGGACAGCATCGCCGAGCTGTGGACCTTCTTCCCCGACCCGTGGCACAAGAAGAAGCACCGCAAGCGCCGGCTGATCGACCGGGACTTCGCCGCGACGGCGGTCTCCCGGCTCCAGGTCGGCGCCCTGTGGCGGCTGGCCACGGACTGGGCGGACTACGCCGACCAGATGCGCGAGGTGCTGGACGCCGAGCCGTTGCTGGACGGGGGAGCGGTGCCGCGGTGGGACGCCCGGCCGGTCACGAAGTTCGAGCGCAAGGGCCTGGAGAAGGGCCGGGAGATCACCGACCTGGCCTATCGCAAGGTCGATCCGCAGGCCTGA
- the rplD gene encoding 50S ribosomal protein L4, with protein MATKTVKVDFPAEIFGVEVNIPLIHQVVVAQQAAARQGTHATKTRADVRGGGRKPYKQKGTGRARQGSTRAPQFVGGGTVHGPQPRSYDQRTPKKMKAAALRGALSDRARNGRIHVVDALVSGDKPSTKAAITALSELTDRARYLLVLERSDSLTWLSLRNAPQVHIVAVDQLNTYDVLASDDVVFTKGAYDAFVAAAPAGKTKKAEEDQK; from the coding sequence ATGGCTACCAAGACCGTCAAGGTTGACTTCCCCGCCGAGATCTTCGGTGTCGAGGTCAACATCCCGCTGATCCACCAGGTCGTGGTGGCGCAGCAGGCAGCCGCTCGTCAGGGCACGCACGCCACCAAGACGCGGGCCGACGTCCGCGGCGGTGGCCGCAAGCCCTACAAGCAGAAGGGCACCGGCCGGGCTCGCCAGGGCTCGACCCGCGCGCCGCAGTTCGTCGGCGGTGGCACGGTGCACGGCCCGCAGCCGCGCTCGTACGACCAGCGCACCCCCAAGAAGATGAAGGCCGCCGCCCTGCGCGGTGCCCTCTCCGACCGGGCCCGCAACGGCCGCATCCACGTGGTCGACGCTCTGGTGTCGGGCGACAAGCCCTCCACCAAGGCCGCGATCACCGCGCTGTCCGAGCTGACCGACCGCGCCCGCTACCTGCTAGTGCTCGAGCGGAGCGACTCGCTGACCTGGCTGTCGCTGCGCAACGCGCCGCAGGTGCACATCGTGGCCGTCGACCAGCTGAACACCTACGACGTGCTCGCGTCGGACGACGTGGTCTTCACCAAGGGCGCCTACGACGCCTTCGTGGCCGCGGCTCCCGCCGGCAAGACGAAGAAGGCCGAGGAGGACCAGAAGTGA
- the rplB gene encoding 50S ribosomal protein L2, with the protein MAIRKYKPTTPGRRGSSVADFVEITRTTPEKSLTRPLPKKGGRNNQGRITTRHQGGGHKRAYRIIDFRRYDKDGVPAKVAHIEYDPNRTARIALLHYADGEKRYIIAPKDLTQGTPVESGVGADIKPGNNLPLRNIPVGTTIHCVELRPGGGAKIARSAGISAQLVAKEGSRATLRMPSGEMRFVDVRCRATIGEVGNAEQSNINWGKAGRMRWKGKRPTVRGVVMNPVDHPHGGGEGKTSGGRHPVSPWGKPEGRTRKRKASDSQIIRRRKSGKGRK; encoded by the coding sequence ATGGCTATCCGCAAGTACAAGCCGACCACCCCGGGCCGTCGTGGCTCCTCGGTGGCCGACTTCGTCGAGATCACCCGGACCACGCCGGAGAAGTCGCTGACCCGTCCGCTGCCCAAGAAGGGCGGTCGCAACAACCAGGGACGCATCACCACGCGTCACCAGGGTGGCGGCCACAAGCGGGCCTACCGGATCATCGACTTCCGCCGGTACGACAAGGACGGCGTGCCGGCCAAGGTCGCTCACATCGAGTACGACCCCAACCGCACCGCGCGCATCGCCCTGCTGCACTACGCCGACGGCGAGAAGCGCTACATCATCGCGCCGAAGGACCTGACCCAGGGCACCCCGGTCGAGAGCGGCGTCGGCGCCGACATCAAGCCCGGCAACAACCTGCCGCTGCGCAACATCCCGGTCGGTACCACCATCCACTGCGTGGAGCTCCGTCCGGGTGGCGGCGCCAAGATCGCCCGGTCCGCCGGCATCTCGGCCCAGCTCGTCGCCAAGGAGGGCTCGCGCGCCACGCTGCGCATGCCGTCCGGCGAGATGCGGTTCGTCGACGTGCGCTGCCGCGCCACGATCGGCGAGGTCGGCAACGCCGAGCAGTCGAACATCAACTGGGGCAAGGCCGGCCGTATGCGGTGGAAGGGCAAGCGCCCGACCGTCCGCGGTGTCGTGATGAACCCGGTCGACCACCCGCACGGTGGTGGTGAGGGCAAGACTTCGGGTGGCCGTCACCCTGTCTCCCCGTGGGGCAAGCCCGAGGGCCGTACGCGCAAGCGCAAGGCCTCCGACTCCCAGATCATCCGCCGTCGCAAGTCCGGCAAGGGTAGGAAGTAA
- the rplP gene encoding 50S ribosomal protein L16 codes for MLMPRRVKHRKQHHPKRTGAAKGGTKLAFGDFGIQAVEGHYVTNRQIESARIAMTRHIKRGGKVWINIYPDRPLTKKPAETRMGSGKGSPEWWVANVKPGRVMFELSGVTEEVAREAMRRAMHKLPMKCRFISREAGEF; via the coding sequence ATGTTGATGCCCCGTCGTGTCAAGCACCGCAAGCAGCACCACCCCAAGCGGACCGGTGCGGCCAAGGGTGGCACGAAGCTCGCTTTCGGCGACTTCGGCATCCAGGCGGTGGAGGGTCACTACGTCACGAACCGGCAGATCGAGTCTGCTCGTATCGCGATGACCCGTCACATCAAGCGTGGCGGAAAGGTCTGGATCAACATCTACCCGGACCGCCCGCTGACCAAGAAGCCTGCCGAGACCCGCATGGGATCTGGTAAGGGTTCCCCCGAGTGGTGGGTGGCGAACGTCAAGCCCGGCCGCGTCATGTTCGAACTTTCCGGTGTGACGGAGGAAGTCGCCCGCGAGGCCATGCGCCGCGCGATGCACAAGCTTCCGATGAAGTGCCGGTTCATCTCCCGCGAGGCTGGTGAATTCTGA
- the ilvA gene encoding threonine ammonia-lyase IlvA encodes MNRSELGASGVEAAAALLAPVVRRTELELSPRLSGLVGAQVHLKRENRQITRSYKVRGAFHLISGLTAEERGRGVVCASAGNHGQGVAWSCARLGIDGRVYVPGNTPRQKRQRIVALGEGRVELVVSGSTYDAAGAAARADADRTGAVFVHPFDDARTILGQGTVAMEVMDQLDRPLHTLLAPVGGGGLVAGMALWLRERHPGVRIVGVEPSGAASMTAALAAGRPVPLEHVDTFVDGAAVGRVGELTYPVVRDLVDEVVRVDAGAVSTEMLDLYQVDGIIAEPAGALASAAARELAGQVPSDQAVVCVVSGGNNDVSRYGEILERSLIHLGLRHYFLVSFPQEPGALRHFLEDVLGEGDDIVVFDYVKKNNRETGPALVGIELERAEDLGALLARMETSPLTIEQVSPGSPLFTFLM; translated from the coding sequence GTGAACCGATCTGAGCTGGGCGCCTCGGGCGTCGAGGCGGCGGCGGCCCTGTTGGCCCCGGTGGTGCGGCGTACCGAGCTGGAGCTCAGCCCCCGACTCAGCGGGCTGGTCGGGGCACAGGTCCACCTCAAGCGCGAGAACAGGCAGATCACCCGTTCCTACAAGGTCCGTGGCGCCTTCCACCTGATCAGCGGACTGACCGCGGAGGAGCGTGGCAGGGGAGTGGTCTGCGCCAGTGCCGGCAACCACGGCCAGGGCGTGGCCTGGAGCTGCGCCCGCCTGGGTATCGACGGCCGCGTCTACGTGCCGGGCAACACCCCCAGGCAGAAGCGTCAGCGCATCGTCGCGCTCGGCGAGGGCCGCGTCGAGCTGGTGGTCTCCGGCAGCACGTACGACGCCGCAGGAGCCGCGGCCCGGGCGGACGCGGACCGCACCGGCGCCGTCTTCGTCCACCCCTTCGACGACGCCCGCACCATCCTCGGGCAGGGCACGGTGGCCATGGAGGTCATGGACCAGCTGGACCGCCCGCTGCACACGCTGCTGGCTCCCGTGGGCGGCGGTGGCCTGGTGGCCGGGATGGCGCTGTGGCTGCGCGAGCGACACCCCGGCGTGCGGATCGTGGGGGTGGAGCCGAGCGGCGCCGCCAGCATGACCGCCGCGCTGGCCGCGGGCCGCCCGGTCCCCCTGGAGCACGTCGACACCTTCGTGGACGGCGCGGCCGTCGGCCGGGTGGGGGAGCTGACCTACCCGGTGGTCCGCGACCTGGTCGACGAGGTGGTCCGGGTCGACGCCGGCGCGGTGAGCACCGAGATGCTCGACCTGTACCAGGTGGACGGCATCATCGCCGAGCCGGCCGGCGCCCTGGCCAGCGCCGCCGCCCGCGAGCTGGCGGGTCAGGTGCCCTCGGACCAGGCGGTGGTGTGCGTGGTCTCCGGAGGCAACAACGACGTCAGCCGGTACGGCGAGATCCTGGAGCGGTCACTGATCCACCTGGGTCTGCGCCACTACTTCCTCGTCTCCTTCCCCCAGGAGCCGGGAGCCCTGCGGCACTTCCTCGAGGACGTGCTGGGGGAGGGGGACGACATCGTGGTCTTCGACTACGTGAAGAAGAACAACCGGGAGACCGGCCCGGCCCTGGTGGGGATCGAGCTCGAGCGCGCCGAGGACCTGGGGGCACTGCTGGCCCGGATGGAGACGAGCCCGTTGACCATCGAGCAGGTCTCGCCGGGCTCGCCGCTCTTCACGTTCCTGATGTGA
- the rplC gene encoding 50S ribosomal protein L3 → MTFERNVKGLLGTKLGMTQLWDENNRVVPVTVIAAATNVVTQVRQPQTDGYNAIQVGFGEIEARKVNRPEAGHFAKAGVTPRRHVVEIRTADAATYTVGQELSPELFSAGEQIDVTGTSKGKGFAGTMKRHGFSGVSASHGAHRNHRKPGSIGACATPGRVFKGTRMSGRMGNDTVTTQNVTVHAVDVEKGVILLKGAVPGPRGGLVVLRSAAKDSLTAGKEA, encoded by the coding sequence ATGACTTTCGAACGAAACGTGAAGGGGCTGCTGGGCACCAAGCTCGGCATGACCCAGCTGTGGGACGAGAACAACCGCGTCGTCCCCGTGACCGTGATCGCTGCGGCGACCAACGTGGTCACCCAGGTCCGTCAGCCCCAGACCGATGGCTACAACGCCATCCAGGTCGGGTTCGGCGAGATCGAGGCCCGCAAGGTCAACCGCCCCGAGGCCGGTCACTTCGCCAAGGCCGGGGTCACCCCGCGTCGCCACGTGGTGGAGATCCGGACCGCTGACGCCGCGACCTACACCGTCGGCCAGGAGCTCAGCCCCGAGCTGTTCTCCGCCGGCGAGCAGATCGACGTCACCGGCACCAGCAAGGGCAAGGGCTTCGCCGGAACCATGAAGCGTCATGGCTTCTCCGGTGTCTCTGCCTCGCACGGTGCCCACCGCAACCACCGCAAGCCCGGCTCCATCGGCGCCTGCGCCACCCCGGGCCGTGTCTTCAAGGGCACCCGGATGTCCGGCCGCATGGGTAACGACACCGTCACCACCCAGAACGTCACCGTGCACGCCGTGGACGTCGAGAAGGGCGTGATCCTGCTCAAGGGCGCCGTTCCCGGTCCCCGCGGCGGTCTCGTGGTGCTGCGCTCCGCCGCCAAGGACTCCCTCACTGCTGGCAAGGAGGCCTGA
- a CDS encoding VOC family protein has product MSTHITNISLVSVWVRDIDESKAFYTDVLGFEVGDDLTLGPDFRWCTVVHPRQPELHLHLTTPSGPLPDYLIDAMRRAQDEGGLPGVGLNVEDCQKTYEELSAKGVEFLQEPQERPYGVEALMRDNSGNWMVLVQPRDYTPEDFEGVDMS; this is encoded by the coding sequence ATGAGTACACACATCACGAACATCTCGCTCGTCTCCGTCTGGGTCCGCGACATCGACGAGTCCAAGGCCTTCTACACCGACGTCCTGGGGTTCGAGGTCGGCGACGACCTGACCCTGGGTCCCGACTTCCGCTGGTGCACCGTCGTCCACCCCCGCCAGCCCGAGCTGCACCTGCACCTGACCACCCCGAGCGGTCCCCTGCCGGACTACCTGATCGACGCCATGCGACGGGCCCAGGACGAGGGCGGGCTGCCCGGCGTCGGGCTCAACGTCGAGGACTGCCAGAAGACCTACGAGGAGCTCAGCGCCAAGGGCGTGGAGTTCCTCCAGGAGCCGCAGGAGCGCCCGTACGGCGTGGAGGCGCTGATGCGCGACAACTCCGGCAACTGGATGGTGCTGGTGCAGCCGCGCGACTACACGCCCGAGGACTTCGAGGGTGTCGACATGTCGTGA
- the tuf gene encoding elongation factor Tu, protein MAKAKFERTKPHVNIGTIGHIDHGKTTLTAAITKVLHDKHPDLNEASAFDQIDKAPEERQRGITISIAHVEYQTEGRHYAHVDCPGHADYIKNMITGAAQMDGAILVVAATDGPMPQTREHVLLARQVGVPALVVALNKCDMVDDEELIELVEMEVRELLSEYEYPGDDIPVVRVAAFPALQGDAKWGESIAELMQAVDDYIPTPEREVDKPFLMPVEDVFTITGRGTVITGRIERGIVKVNEEVEIVGIREGSQKTTVTGVEMFRKLLDEGQAGENVGLLLRGTKREDVERGMVVIKPGTTTPHTNFEASVYILSKEEGGRHTPFFNNYRPQFYFRTTDVTGVVTLPEGTEMVMPGDNTEMSVELIQPIAMDEGLKFAIREGGRTVGAGRVTKITK, encoded by the coding sequence GTGGCTAAGGCGAAGTTCGAGCGGACCAAGCCGCACGTCAACATCGGTACGATCGGTCACATCGACCACGGCAAGACGACTCTTACCGCGGCGATCACGAAGGTCCTGCACGACAAGCACCCGGACCTGAACGAGGCTTCGGCCTTCGACCAGATCGACAAGGCTCCCGAGGAGCGCCAGCGCGGTATCACGATCTCGATCGCGCACGTCGAGTACCAGACCGAGGGCCGCCACTACGCGCACGTCGACTGCCCCGGTCACGCGGACTACATCAAGAACATGATCACCGGTGCCGCGCAGATGGACGGCGCGATCCTGGTGGTTGCCGCGACCGACGGCCCGATGCCGCAGACCCGCGAGCACGTGCTGCTCGCCCGCCAGGTCGGCGTGCCGGCCCTGGTCGTGGCGCTCAACAAGTGCGACATGGTCGACGACGAGGAGCTCATCGAGCTCGTCGAGATGGAGGTGCGCGAGCTCCTCTCGGAGTACGAGTACCCGGGCGACGACATCCCCGTGGTCCGCGTGGCGGCCTTCCCGGCGCTGCAGGGCGACGCGAAGTGGGGCGAGTCGATCGCCGAGCTCATGCAGGCCGTGGACGACTACATCCCGACCCCCGAGCGTGAGGTCGACAAGCCGTTCCTCATGCCCGTCGAGGACGTCTTCACCATCACCGGTCGCGGCACGGTCATCACCGGCCGCATCGAGCGGGGCATCGTGAAGGTCAACGAGGAGGTCGAGATCGTCGGCATCCGCGAGGGCTCGCAGAAGACCACCGTCACCGGTGTCGAGATGTTCCGCAAGCTGCTCGACGAGGGCCAGGCCGGTGAGAACGTCGGTCTGCTGCTTCGTGGCACCAAGCGCGAGGACGTCGAGCGCGGCATGGTCGTCATCAAGCCGGGCACCACGACCCCGCACACCAACTTCGAGGCCTCGGTCTACATCCTCTCGAAGGAGGAGGGCGGTCGCCACACCCCGTTCTTCAACAACTACCGTCCCCAGTTCTACTTCCGCACCACGGACGTGACTGGCGTGGTGACCCTCCCCGAGGGCACCGAGATGGTGATGCCGGGTGACAACACCGAGATGTCGGTCGAGCTCATCCAGCCCATCGCCATGGACGAGGGCCTGAAGTTCGCGATCCGCGAGGGTGGCCGCACCGTCGGCGCCGGCCGGGTCACCAAGATCACCAAGTGA